From Cryptococcus neoformans var. neoformans B-3501A chromosome 6, whole genome shotgun sequence, the proteins below share one genomic window:
- a CDS encoding hypothetical protein (HMMPfam hit to Fork_head, Fork head domain, score: 41.4, E(): 2.6e-09), with the protein MFAMPSTPTHNRGSTWSRYITPDLTPSFPTSSSFVERALSTQSLSHQPFSSPSPTSSHSLALASPVQTPFSHPSVQRQSTPAILEDDFHPNPMLAAYPNTPSPQPFGVTGGLLVSEPASMLQHPSSDCGTVLHSDIFLSQSVSKTSRPALRPSLSHNAVLNTPSPSTWPRRTMTTSALSTSAVPTLGSNQRVRPDGPPLESAIAGENNNKVTTLQHEANTPSLSQSVTSTTSTTAIATQQPVPSSSSLPAHPYGYSNYAAPFSNASSYSEYPYNPSSYSAPAYASAPYPQPNWQMTSVSHAIAHRQPQPQYSWGDVHAATMPGKQDEPILAPGELPAPRPPMSYAALIGEALLLAPPPHQLYVSEISDSIKKRYPYYRQNPTKIYNGVRHQTSMCKSFVKLPRPFGDQTGGARKWGIRAGCEGWFAGGGYHPPSNAVTTNKLSKNRKARSTARSKQLALGTNGAKKLQPGIPSPTSSDGPSSGPAYDGSSGAVAPCQQPYSTAAFSSPATNSHLPPGYHYIPVNSSQNHPQPQPIYVPVWGPYAAPNPPPQYHGHFDHGSQSPETWRRQVAGTQSSDGASLGSSFDEIRVLPMMGSPAASVHSFRESLHSSHGNSPKIL; encoded by the exons ATGTTTGCGATGCCGAGTACCCCCACGCACAACCGAGGCAGCACTTGGTCAAGGTATATCACTCCTGACCTCACGCCGTCATTCccaacttcctcctccttcgtcGAACGCGCTCTTTCCACACAATCACTAAGCCACCAGCCTTTCTCGTCCCCATCTCCTACATCTTCACACTCCCTTGCACTCGCTTCTCCCGTTCAGACGCCCTTCAGCCATCCTTCTGTCCAAAGGCAATCAACTCCTGCCATCCTTGAGGACGATTTTCACCCCAACCCAATGCTCGCAGCGTACCCAAACACTCCTTCACCTCAACCCTTTGGTGTCACTGGCGGTCTTCTTGTTAGCGAGCCTGCATCTATGCTTCA acatccttcctctgATTGTGGCACCGTGCTCCACTCAGACATCTTCTTGTCCCAGTCCGTCTCCAAGACTTCTCGACCAGctcttcgtccttctctttcccacAACGCTGTCCTTAATACGCCCTCTCCGTCCACCTGGCCTCGCCGTACTATGACTACTTCGGCTCTCAGCACTTCCGCCGTCCCTACTCTAGGGAGCAACCAGCGTGTGCGTCCTGATGGGCCACCCTTAGAGTCGGCTATTGCCGGGGAGAACAACAATAAAGTGACGACTCTGCAACACGAGGCGAACACGCCTTCGCTGTCGCAGTCGGTTACTTCTACTACTTCTACCACTGCCATTGCCACCCAACAACCcgttccttcctcttcatccttgccAGCTCATCCATACGGCTACTCAAACTACGCCGCTCCCTTCAGCAACGCATCCTCGTACTCTGAATATCCATAcaacccatcatcatacAGTGCCCCTGCGTACGCTAGCGCCCCTTATCCTCAACCAAACTGGCAAATGACTTCTGTATCTCATGCAATTGCTCACAGGCAACCGCAGCCTCAGTATTCGTGGGGCGACGTGCACGCCGCCACCATGCCTGGCAAGCAAGATGAACCCATTCTGGCCCCTGGAGAATTGCCTGCGCCCAGACCACCCATGTCATACGCTGCTTTGATTGGGGAAGCCCTTCTGCTtgcgcctcctcctcaccaaCTATATGTATCAGAGATCTCCGACTCTATCAAGAAGAGGTACCCTT ACTACCGTCAGAACCCCACCAAAATCTACAACGGTGTCCGCCACCAGACCTCAATGTGCAAATCCTTCGTCAAgcttcctcgtcctttCGGCGACCAAACTGGTGGTGCTCGTAAGTGGGGTATCCGAGCTGGATGCGAAGGCTGGTTTGCTGGTGGTGGCTACCACCCTCCTTCCAATGCCGTCACTACCAACAAGCTTAGTAAGAACAGGAAAGCCAGGTCCACAGCTCGTTCGAAACAGCTCGCCCTCGGTACAAACGGTGCCAAGAAGCTTCAGCCTGGCATCCCATCACCAACTTCCTCTGACGGTCCTTCGTCAGGCCCGGCCTATGACGGAAGCAGTGGCGCAGTTGCCCCGTGCCAACAGCCTTACAGTACTGCCGCTTTCTCTTCACCTGCTACCAActctcaccttcctcctggCTACCACTACATTCCAGTCAACTCTTCTCAAAACCACCCCCAACCTCAACCCATCTACGTTCCTGTCTGGGGCCCTTACGCGGCACCTAACCCTCCACCTCAATACCACGGTCACTTTGATCACGGATCTCAAAGTCCTGAAACATGGCGTAGACAAGTGGCTGGGACGCAAAGCAGCGACGGCGCGTCCTTGGGTTCCAGCTTCGACGAGATCAGAGTTTTGCCCATGATGGGTTCTCCTGCGGCCTCTGTTCACTCTTTCCGTGAATCTCTTCATAGCTCACATGGCAACTCGCCTAAGATACTGTGA
- a CDS encoding hypothetical protein (HMMPfam hit to Rad10, DNA repair protein rad10, score: 95.2, E(): 1.6e-25) — protein MTEQNRSSSSNGGSIGPSMGPPVFQTASSVLKSTAAQASPAASTSTMSLRNASGGQPSLSTSISAPSSSTVGSSSNTAAGTGGPSTNSSQTSRPINRPAASKNSIIYNARRNPVLSAIRNVGIEVGDIVADYQVGAHNGVLFLSLKYHRLHPEYIHQRIEKMKNMYNFRVILVLCDVNEHHQSLRELTKIAIINEFTVFVAWSNEEVAQYLVTFKQFEHKSADTLKERVQQTYHDQLAHVLTSGKKVNKTDADNLAAEFGSFESISRKSAKSLSNVKGLGATKVTSLIDAFTKPFLVGGLRQPEREKTAQEKQADKEAVTFAGDDMTDPTRSLELAVGNNDGNKRQMTDEVKGEDMVSGQVWHDPLDDEDDDKVAEEEPIAKRARIDTPI, from the exons ATGACTGAGCAGAAcagatcatcttcaagtAATGGTGGTTCAATAGGACCTTCGATGGGTCCCCCAGTGTTTCAGACTGCCTCTTCTGTTCTCAAATCTACTGCGGCTCAAGCAAGTCCAGCGGCCAGCACATCAACGATGTCTTTGCGAAATGCCTCAGGAGGTCAGCCTTCCTTGTCGACCTCAATATCGGCGCCGAGTTCATCAACTGTAGGATCTTCTAGCAATACTGCAGCAGGGACGGGCGGTCCCTCAACAAATAGTTCTCAAACATCAAGGCCTATAAACAGGCCGGCAGCAAGCAAGAACAGTATCATATATAATGCA AGACGGAACCCTGTTTTATCGGCCATCCGTAATGTCGGAATTGAAGTTGGCGACATTGTAGCGGATTATCAAGTCGGCGCCCATAATGGCGTGCTTTTTTTGAG CCTGAAATATCATAGATTACATCCAGAGTATATTCACCAACGGAtagaaaagatgaagaacaTGTACAATTTCCGGGTTATATTGGTCTTATGCGATGTT AACGAACATCACCAATCCTTACGAGAGCTCACCAAGATTGCCATTATCAACGAGTTTACTGTCTTTGTCGCCTGGTCAAATGAAGAGGTTGCTCAATATTTAGTCACTTTCAAGCAATTCGAACACAAATCAGCAGACActttgaaggagagggttCAACAAACTTATCATGATCAGTTGGCACACGTCCTGACAAGTGGCAAGAAGGTGAACAAGACCGACGCCGACAACCTCGCCGCTGAGTTTGGC TCATTCGAATCAATCTCGCGCAAGTCCGCCAAATCGTTGTCGAACGTTAAGGGTCTTGGCGCAACAAAAGTCACTTCTCTTATCGACGCCTTTACTAAACCCTTTCTCGTTGGAGGTTTGCGTCAAccggaaagagaaaagacgGCACAGGAGAAACAAGCAGATAAGGAAGCTGTTACATTTGCAGGCGATGATATGACCGATCCGACGAGAAGCTTAGAGCTCGCGGTCGGAAACAACGACGGTAACAAAAGACAGATGACCGACGAGGTCAAAGGTGAAGACATGGTCAGCGGTCAAGTATGGCATGATCCTTtggacgatgaggatgatgacaaggtggcggaagaagagcctATAGCGAAAAGGGCCCGCATAGACACTCCAATTTGA